The Terriglobia bacterium genome includes a region encoding these proteins:
- a CDS encoding IS701 family transposase has product MNDNQLDKCRKRLEQFLVDLLDPVGRSERRYWGSVYVRGLLLDGERKSIEPMATRMPEGNIQAMQQFVGQSPWEWEPVWERLGKRMTAELEPDPVWVVDDTGFPKKGEHSVGVERQYSGTLGKTANCQVAVSLHHVGEQGSAVLGWRLYLPESWAEDKERRKEAGVPEDVVFKTKWQLAVDIIDQTRSWKVPDRIVVADAGYGDATEFRDALETRGLSYVVGISEQVGVWAKPPKISVPEHSGRGQPPSRYSYKGQRPTNVHEIALKTKGWKKVCWREGSKGWLESRFMAVRVQPSRGYVHGEPPHKEVWLLVEWPEHEKEPTKYFLCDLAETYTLRRLVRLAKARWKIEQDYQQLKEELGLDHYEGRNWAGWHHHVTLVMLAQTFLTLETLRNKKNFWVDPATDAP; this is encoded by the coding sequence ATGAACGACAACCAGCTCGATAAATGTCGCAAGCGTTTGGAGCAATTTCTTGTCGATCTCCTGGATCCTGTTGGTCGCAGCGAGCGCCGATACTGGGGATCGGTCTATGTGCGTGGCCTGCTGCTCGATGGCGAGCGGAAATCAATAGAACCCATGGCGACTCGGATGCCGGAAGGGAATATTCAAGCCATGCAGCAGTTCGTCGGCCAAAGCCCGTGGGAATGGGAGCCGGTCTGGGAGCGACTGGGCAAGCGGATGACGGCGGAGCTTGAGCCGGACCCGGTCTGGGTCGTAGACGACACTGGCTTCCCTAAAAAGGGCGAGCATTCCGTAGGTGTCGAAAGGCAGTATTCCGGGACGCTGGGAAAAACGGCGAATTGTCAGGTTGCGGTCAGTCTTCATCATGTCGGGGAGCAAGGGAGCGCCGTTCTCGGCTGGCGCCTGTATCTGCCGGAGAGTTGGGCCGAGGACAAAGAGCGAAGGAAAGAGGCGGGCGTACCGGAAGATGTCGTCTTCAAGACGAAGTGGCAGTTGGCCGTAGACATCATCGACCAGACCCGCAGCTGGAAGGTTCCCGACAGAATCGTAGTGGCAGATGCCGGATATGGAGACGCGACGGAGTTTCGGGACGCACTGGAGACTCGCGGACTTTCTTATGTAGTAGGCATCTCTGAACAAGTAGGTGTATGGGCGAAGCCGCCGAAGATTTCTGTTCCGGAACACAGCGGCAGAGGACAGCCGCCATCGCGATATTCATATAAGGGCCAGCGGCCGACCAATGTACACGAGATCGCGCTCAAGACCAAAGGGTGGAAGAAGGTCTGCTGGCGTGAAGGCAGCAAGGGATGGCTGGAATCCCGTTTTATGGCAGTGAGGGTCCAGCCTTCGCGTGGCTATGTGCATGGCGAGCCGCCCCACAAGGAAGTATGGCTATTGGTCGAATGGCCTGAGCATGAGAAGGAACCGACAAAGTATTTTCTCTGCGATCTCGCGGAGACCTATACACTCAGACGCCTGGTTCGATTGGCAAAAGCTCGCTGGAAGATAGAACAGGATTACCAGCAGCTGAAGGAAGAGCTCGGCTTGGATCATTATGAAGGTAGAAACTGGGCAGGCTGGCATCATCACGTCACCCTGGTAATGCTGGCCCAGACCTTTCTGACGCTGGAGACTCTTCGCAATAAAAAAAACTTTTGGGTGGACCCTGCCACGGATGCGCCGTGA
- a CDS encoding VanZ family protein, whose translation MRIAQLNSKLLLYACLAICAGYFFIGLWPFNFFPHNHGEVLMDGSGLSLQPLSIAYSSREIDLSKSGGITIELALEGEPSDHIASVLSFYDGTLPVNLLIAQWKSGLLLRTRVPGAPGRRQYREAGIADGLRSGMRRLVAISSDADGTTFYLDGTLVDRSPKLILRHETLRGRLILGDSPAGHQGWKGKLSGLAIYNRSLTPAEIARNSALWQRRDFLELENERDLEALYFFNEAGAGTISDHSPARNALKLPAIYSILHKTALLPLWEDSFHATDLAVNILGFVPFGFFYFLYRTRTRPNRTTGNVLLTVLSAAILSTAIELIQVYLPTRYSQAADIVCNIAGAILGIILAGLGPIRVDPRSSPSRLHSGQFKSPEHESS comes from the coding sequence GTGCGCATCGCCCAGCTGAATTCGAAATTGCTTCTCTACGCCTGTCTTGCCATCTGCGCCGGCTATTTTTTCATCGGGCTCTGGCCCTTCAATTTCTTCCCCCACAATCATGGAGAAGTCCTGATGGATGGATCGGGATTATCCTTGCAACCGTTGTCGATCGCATATTCCAGCCGGGAAATCGACCTGTCCAAGAGCGGAGGCATCACCATCGAATTGGCCCTCGAAGGTGAACCGAGCGATCATATCGCCTCGGTTTTATCCTTCTACGACGGGACCCTCCCCGTAAATCTGCTCATTGCACAATGGAAATCCGGACTCCTGCTGCGTACTCGCGTTCCCGGCGCGCCGGGCCGTCGCCAGTACCGGGAGGCCGGAATCGCCGACGGCCTGCGCTCCGGTATGCGCCGCCTGGTTGCAATCAGCTCTGATGCAGACGGAACAACCTTCTATCTTGATGGAACCCTGGTCGACCGCTCTCCGAAGCTGATACTGCGCCACGAAACTCTGCGCGGCCGCCTGATTCTTGGGGACAGTCCCGCGGGGCACCAGGGTTGGAAGGGAAAATTATCAGGCCTGGCGATCTATAATCGCTCCCTGACGCCGGCAGAGATCGCGCGCAATAGCGCACTATGGCAGCGCCGAGATTTTCTCGAGCTCGAGAACGAGCGGGATTTGGAGGCGTTATATTTCTTCAATGAAGCCGGCGCCGGAACCATTTCTGACCACTCCCCGGCGCGCAACGCGCTAAAGCTTCCGGCGATCTACAGCATCCTGCACAAAACTGCTCTGCTCCCGCTGTGGGAGGATTCGTTCCACGCGACCGATCTTGCCGTTAACATTCTGGGATTCGTTCCCTTCGGCTTTTTCTATTTCCTCTATCGAACGCGCACTCGACCCAATCGCACAACGGGGAATGTTCTCCTGACGGTTTTATCCGCCGCAATCCTAAGCACCGCGATCGAGCTGATCCAGGTCTACCTGCCCACCCGCTATTCCCAGGCAGCCGATATCGTCTGCAACATCGCGGGCGCGATCCTTGGCATTATCCTCGCCGGCCTGGGACCTATTCGCGTCGATCCGCGTTCTTCGCCGTCCCGTCTGCATTCCGGACAGTTTAAATCTCCCGAGCATGAATCCTCGTAA
- a CDS encoding Uma2 family endonuclease, translated as MATKTRLTSEDLWRMPADDIRRELVNGQVIEMPPADYPHGRLMGRLYRYLVEHVEKHGLGEVVVGNVGFVLSVPGDPNRVRAPDVAFVSTPRLAGAGHAFFPGAPDLAAEILSPSETLAQIQQKVSDYLAAGSRLVWVIDPEARIATIHKADGSTRTIAETEPLEDEDVLPGFSIPLSILFT; from the coding sequence ATGGCCACCAAAACCAGGCTTACATCAGAAGATCTTTGGCGGATGCCGGCCGACGATATCCGCCGGGAACTGGTCAACGGGCAGGTAATCGAGATGCCTCCTGCCGACTACCCACACGGGAGATTGATGGGAAGGCTCTACCGCTACTTGGTCGAGCACGTGGAAAAGCATGGTTTGGGCGAAGTCGTGGTGGGAAACGTCGGATTTGTGCTTAGTGTCCCGGGCGATCCCAACCGCGTCCGCGCGCCCGACGTGGCGTTCGTTTCGACACCAAGGCTTGCCGGAGCAGGCCACGCCTTTTTCCCTGGCGCGCCCGATCTTGCCGCCGAGATCCTTTCTCCCTCCGAGACCCTGGCGCAGATTCAGCAAAAGGTAAGCGACTATCTCGCGGCCGGATCACGCCTGGTCTGGGTCATCGATCCGGAGGCAAGAATCGCAACCATCCACAAGGCGGACGGCTCAACCCGCACAATTGCAGAGACGGAGCCGCTCGAAGACGAAGATGTCCTCCCCGGCTTCTCAATTCCCCTCTCTATCCTCTTTACCTGA
- a CDS encoding PIN domain-containing protein, whose product MIQKVLLDTGPLVAYLNARDRYHEWTVAQLSGMAAPLITCEAVISQSCFVLRNFPVAQQAVFDMIRRGLLVIPFDLVSEAEAVQKLLKRYADVPISVADACLVRMSEQISGSAIFTLDGDFRIYRKHGRQVIPAIIPE is encoded by the coding sequence ATGATTCAGAAGGTGCTCCTGGATACAGGGCCCTTGGTCGCTTACCTCAACGCCCGGGACCGCTATCATGAATGGACGGTTGCCCAGCTCTCAGGCATGGCGGCACCGCTGATCACCTGTGAAGCGGTTATCTCGCAATCGTGTTTCGTGCTGCGGAACTTCCCCGTTGCGCAGCAGGCGGTGTTCGACATGATAAGGAGGGGATTGCTGGTTATTCCTTTTGATCTGGTGAGCGAGGCCGAAGCCGTCCAGAAACTGCTGAAGCGGTATGCGGACGTGCCGATATCTGTGGCCGATGCTTGTCTGGTGCGCATGTCGGAACAGATTTCGGGCAGCGCGATCTTTACGTTGGACGGCGACTTCCGCATTTACCGCAAACACGGCCGCCAGGTCATTCCCGCGATCATCCCCGAATAG
- a CDS encoding ribbon-helix-helix domain-containing protein: protein MKTITLKVPDDLDARLESVLRSKGATKSAFIREAIDDYCSRSGNAGAGSFLDLGKDLAGCINGPADLSVGKKHLKGYGR, encoded by the coding sequence ATGAAAACCATAACGCTCAAGGTACCGGACGACCTCGACGCGCGCTTGGAGTCTGTGCTCCGTAGCAAGGGGGCAACTAAATCCGCCTTTATTCGTGAGGCCATCGACGACTACTGCTCGCGCTCCGGAAACGCAGGTGCGGGGTCCTTTCTGGATCTGGGCAAGGATCTGGCCGGCTGCATCAATGGGCCGGCTGATCTTTCTGTCGGGAAAAAGCACCTCAAAGGATACGGCCGATGA
- a CDS encoding lamin tail domain-containing protein: protein MKIPRLSVLASLAVTFTILLCASSSAFADYTVRGTFSYEDRDFNLYGFTNVKHTRPIRYADVEVWAAGKSLAAGATDQNGNYSITVPGSTAQAISVRCYATAPATSGFLLDVRRNSNQHTNFSDPNGAIWYIETGQIPYAGTPTLDAGTVTAPSTNEGNAFNVWDVIIDGLEFVNALTGGFPADKLTAVWSSAYSKYSSYYAGPSSVPTLTKKYFFLASAYDDAVIYHQFGHFVADTYSKLDGPAISADGFLPIFGDGDQDMRMAWAEGVAMFIGASIRQFKGYAQPEAYVVTDGTNAVRSFEILSLTAPPYALPLVNPALASTSGSTNMLAVASALWNVTSGPVLQRPFSDVWRALTAMKSITSPGITTDKFWDTWFSPAVGNGNLSEMQAVFGARGIEFFADAQEPDDSPANAPAISTAQLQPASGPKVVINEILVAGVNAIELFNAGDTTADLTGWTVATVASAPTGSLVNVLDMPVCQLKAGGFVLLIEASGTSSSSVIYFNSKFPWISGADGACDLRDSTGAGKDFVRWGSSRYIGTSGFTGTNPPSPVLGKTIGRDFNGTDTNSGDDWKEQLPSLGTFNLTGLEMHHTLYPAGDMDYTAFNATAGRLYAIETVNLTNGADTVLDIIAPDGTTVLATGDDYGPTSASRILWTASSSGRYYVLCRRYQGSSNLAEYGSYDLRILESASPLGIPGPDILTVSKPGLGGRYQTIGDAVDAAGNGDTIQIIDSGRYLENLIITGKSITLKVAGGQNPILDGRSGSGPALALVSLKNVRIDSLTIVGGTQGIWIWNGNAMIVNTIVSRATDSKLGDGVEVVGTGTNATLVNCTVVYNTRLGLGVFSNATVRISNSILRDNKGGADVGGDTTATASTIYVTNSLVGKQQTGLDIIDRRGNISVDPKFVDPANDDFHLQSSSPVIDKGDSLDQDLPATDAWGAPRAMDGGTGLGARPDMGAFEYCSLSSLGSLAVFPQIAVGGNPEYRTSVIAVNPGSQPVVVNVALIQNGSEPLRVSASGKVDSSFPIVISPGGTTRLETSIPYPGDTLQGYARLLSNLPLNGSALFKLMSGNSVVSEAGVGLSKPTRSFTIYIDNLNDAYSGYAIANYGTAVAHLTLTLRDKFGNVIQPSQPAASSLALFAGQHIAEFAFQRFANEAGAGFEGSIEFAGDQNVSAVALRYDNWSTAPVFSTIPVLVDEMATTLYFPQAADGAGYHTNFILVNPGTIDTTARLEFFDNDGKPMQLSIEGGSRTSYDVPVLKAKGVFRLITQGASSPISVGWVKVTSQQPIGGSAIFQNIPASLIASEAGVASSPLASHFAAYVSSIGDAQSGLAICNPNDNQVSITLKLRDTAGNVVATRQFSLLPKGHVATFFSGQNQWFPTGFDEFEGTLEVVATGGQVSAVALRYDNVGGTVFATLPVTIIQ from the coding sequence ATGAAGATACCAAGGCTGTCTGTGCTCGCGTCGTTGGCTGTGACGTTCACGATCCTTCTCTGCGCTTCCTCGAGCGCCTTTGCGGACTACACGGTCAGAGGGACATTCTCTTACGAGGACCGCGATTTCAACCTCTATGGCTTTACCAACGTCAAACATACTCGTCCCATACGCTACGCGGATGTTGAAGTCTGGGCCGCAGGCAAGAGCCTTGCGGCGGGCGCCACAGATCAGAACGGCAATTATTCCATCACGGTTCCAGGCTCCACCGCACAAGCCATTAGCGTTCGCTGCTACGCCACCGCGCCGGCAACATCCGGTTTTCTCCTTGATGTGCGCAGGAACAGCAACCAGCACACCAACTTTTCCGACCCCAATGGCGCGATCTGGTACATAGAAACGGGCCAGATCCCTTATGCCGGCACTCCCACCCTGGATGCGGGAACGGTCACCGCGCCGTCAACCAATGAAGGAAATGCCTTCAATGTCTGGGATGTGATCATTGATGGTTTGGAGTTCGTGAATGCGCTCACCGGCGGTTTTCCCGCAGACAAGCTTACGGCCGTCTGGAGCAGCGCGTACTCCAAGTACAGCAGCTATTATGCCGGCCCTTCCAGCGTCCCTACGCTGACAAAAAAATACTTTTTCCTCGCGTCCGCCTATGATGATGCCGTCATCTATCACCAGTTCGGCCATTTTGTGGCGGATACCTATTCGAAACTGGACGGTCCTGCGATATCGGCAGACGGATTTCTCCCCATCTTCGGCGACGGCGATCAGGACATGCGCATGGCATGGGCTGAGGGCGTGGCCATGTTCATCGGCGCGAGCATCCGGCAGTTCAAGGGATATGCTCAACCCGAGGCATACGTAGTGACGGATGGCACGAATGCGGTTCGATCCTTTGAGATCCTGTCCCTCACCGCACCTCCCTATGCGCTCCCGCTCGTCAATCCCGCTCTTGCGAGCACGAGCGGCAGCACCAACATGCTGGCGGTGGCCAGTGCGCTCTGGAATGTGACCAGTGGCCCGGTACTGCAGCGGCCCTTCTCCGACGTGTGGAGGGCGCTGACCGCCATGAAGTCGATTACCAGTCCCGGCATCACCACCGACAAGTTCTGGGACACCTGGTTCTCGCCCGCCGTCGGCAACGGCAATCTCAGCGAGATGCAGGCCGTTTTTGGCGCGCGCGGCATCGAGTTTTTCGCAGATGCTCAGGAGCCGGACGATTCCCCTGCCAATGCTCCCGCAATTTCGACAGCCCAACTCCAGCCGGCGAGCGGCCCCAAGGTGGTGATCAATGAGATTCTGGTCGCCGGTGTCAACGCCATCGAACTGTTCAACGCCGGTGATACGACGGCGGATCTGACCGGGTGGACGGTCGCCACGGTAGCCTCTGCCCCCACAGGCTCTTTAGTCAATGTCCTGGATATGCCGGTCTGCCAGCTCAAGGCGGGCGGATTCGTTCTCCTGATAGAGGCTTCGGGCACCAGCAGCAGTTCGGTCATCTACTTCAACAGCAAATTCCCGTGGATCAGCGGCGCCGACGGAGCCTGCGATCTCAGAGACAGCACAGGCGCGGGCAAGGACTTTGTCCGCTGGGGATCCTCTCGTTACATCGGCACGTCCGGCTTCACCGGCACCAATCCGCCCTCCCCGGTGCTGGGGAAAACGATCGGACGTGACTTCAACGGCACAGACACGAATTCAGGCGACGACTGGAAGGAGCAACTTCCCAGCCTGGGCACATTCAACCTGACCGGGTTGGAGATGCATCACACCCTCTACCCGGCCGGCGACATGGATTACACCGCCTTCAACGCTACGGCCGGTCGTCTTTACGCGATCGAGACCGTCAACCTGACCAACGGCGCAGATACGGTCCTGGATATCATCGCTCCGGATGGGACGACTGTCCTGGCGACGGGCGACGACTACGGACCCACCAGTGCATCGCGCATCCTCTGGACCGCGTCCTCGAGCGGCCGGTATTACGTGCTCTGCCGCCGCTATCAAGGATCGTCGAACCTGGCCGAATATGGTTCCTATGACCTGCGCATCCTCGAAAGCGCTTCCCCATTGGGAATACCAGGACCGGACATCCTGACGGTAAGCAAACCGGGCCTGGGAGGCAGGTATCAGACCATCGGGGACGCCGTGGACGCCGCCGGCAACGGCGATACGATTCAGATCATCGACAGCGGACGCTACCTCGAGAATCTGATAATCACCGGCAAAAGCATTACGCTCAAAGTCGCCGGCGGCCAGAATCCCATCCTGGACGGCAGATCGGGCAGCGGCCCCGCCCTCGCTCTCGTTAGCCTGAAAAACGTCCGCATCGACAGCCTTACGATTGTGGGCGGCACTCAGGGCATCTGGATCTGGAACGGGAACGCCATGATCGTCAACACGATTGTGAGCAGGGCCACGGACTCAAAATTGGGAGATGGCGTCGAGGTGGTGGGCACCGGAACCAACGCGACGCTGGTGAACTGCACGGTTGTCTATAACACGCGTCTGGGGCTCGGTGTATTCTCGAACGCAACCGTGCGGATCTCCAACTCGATCCTGCGCGACAATAAGGGCGGGGCGGACGTAGGCGGTGATACCACGGCGACCGCGAGCACTATCTATGTAACGAATTCCCTGGTAGGAAAGCAGCAAACCGGGCTCGACATTATCGACAGGAGAGGCAATATCAGCGTAGATCCCAAGTTCGTCGACCCGGCCAACGACGACTTTCACCTGCAATCCTCATCTCCGGTGATAGACAAGGGAGACTCCTTGGATCAGGATCTTCCCGCCACGGATGCATGGGGCGCCCCGCGCGCCATGGATGGCGGGACCGGCCTGGGGGCGCGCCCGGACATGGGCGCCTTCGAGTACTGCTCGCTCTCGAGCCTGGGTTCGCTGGCGGTGTTTCCCCAGATTGCCGTTGGAGGAAACCCTGAGTACCGGACATCGGTGATCGCGGTCAACCCGGGCTCCCAACCCGTGGTGGTCAACGTCGCGTTGATTCAGAATGGCTCCGAACCGCTGCGCGTGAGCGCCTCCGGCAAGGTAGACAGTTCGTTCCCGATCGTTATCAGTCCCGGCGGCACGACGCGATTGGAGACCAGCATACCCTATCCGGGCGACACGCTCCAAGGCTATGCCAGGCTTCTCAGCAACCTGCCCCTGAACGGCAGCGCGCTGTTCAAGCTGATGAGCGGGAACAGCGTCGTCAGCGAGGCCGGAGTCGGGCTCTCCAAGCCCACCAGGAGTTTCACGATATATATCGACAACCTCAATGACGCCTACTCGGGCTATGCGATTGCCAATTATGGGACTGCGGTGGCGCACCTGACCCTGACGCTGCGCGACAAATTCGGCAATGTCATCCAACCCTCGCAACCGGCGGCCTCTTCTCTTGCTCTCTTCGCGGGACAGCATATCGCCGAGTTTGCTTTCCAGCGTTTTGCGAACGAAGCGGGGGCGGGATTTGAGGGGAGCATCGAGTTTGCCGGCGATCAGAACGTCTCGGCGGTCGCACTGCGCTACGACAATTGGAGTACCGCTCCGGTCTTTTCCACCATCCCGGTCCTGGTCGACGAGATGGCGACGACGCTCTATTTCCCGCAGGCAGCCGATGGCGCCGGCTATCACACCAATTTCATTCTCGTCAATCCCGGCACGATCGATACCACGGCCCGGCTGGAGTTCTTTGATAACGACGGCAAGCCTATGCAGTTGTCGATAGAGGGCGGCAGCAGGACCTCCTATGACGTGCCCGTATTGAAGGCCAAGGGCGTCTTCCGGCTCATCACCCAGGGCGCCAGTTCCCCGATCAGCGTCGGATGGGTCAAAGTGACTTCCCAGCAGCCCATCGGCGGGTCAGCCATTTTTCAGAACATACCGGCCAGTTTGATTGCGTCCGAAGCGGGCGTCGCGTCCTCCCCGCTGGCGAGTCATTTTGCCGCCTATGTCTCGAGCATCGGGGACGCGCAGTCGGGGCTCGCCATATGCAACCCGAATGACAATCAAGTATCCATCACATTGAAGTTGCGGGACACGGCCGGGAATGTAGTCGCGACCAGGCAGTTCTCGCTCTTGCCGAAGGGGCACGTTGCCACTTTCTTCTCAGGCCAGAACCAATGGTTTCCAACCGGCTTCGATGAGTTTGAAGGCACGCTCGAGGTGGTGGCGACCGGAGGTCAGGTCAGCGCCGTGGCATTGCGCTATGACAACGTGGGAGGCACCGTCTTCGCAACCCTCCCGGTGACCATAATTCAATAA
- a CDS encoding GxxExxY protein — MISLPELKHAEITGPLIELFYQVYRSLGYGFLERLYGNAMAISGRKLGLEIVQQALICVYYEGSVIGEYH, encoded by the coding sequence ATGATATCCCTGCCGGAATTGAAACATGCCGAGATCACCGGTCCCCTCATCGAGCTCTTCTACCAGGTCTACCGAAGCCTGGGATATGGTTTCCTGGAACGGCTGTACGGCAACGCAATGGCCATCAGCGGTCGAAAGCTCGGGCTCGAGATTGTCCAACAAGCGCTGATCTGCGTCTATTATGAAGGATCCGTGATTGGGGAGTATCACTGA
- the purF gene encoding amidophosphoribosyltransferase translates to MSDAGFHDECGIFAIVSHAEAARMTYLGLYALQHRGQESAGIVSSDGKKLHQQKRMGHVAEVFDESCLEHLVGDSAIGHVRYSTTGGSAIANAQPILVDGWRGPIALAHNGNLVNAGALRRELERDGAIFNSTSDSEVILHLLCRSKRRSFLEAFAEVLQLIQGAYSLVVLTPTSVLVARDPRGFRPLCIGQVDDRFVFASETCAFDLIDANYIRDVEPGEILVVEGDSLDSHFLLPKEKPAYCIFEHVYFSRPDSLVFGRNVNESRKLLGKYLAMEYPTEADVVVPVPDSGVSAALGYVQQSGLPLEFGLIRNHYVGRTFIEPRQSIRNFGVKVKLNPVREILRDRRIILVDDSIVRGTTSRKIVHIIRAAGAKEIHVRITSPPIVGPCYYGIDTPTKRELIASSKSVEEIRKFIGADSLHYLSLESLLKSVGAGERFCSACFTDRYPTEVVPQERQRELFEKNLVEILPSNS, encoded by the coding sequence ATGTCTGACGCCGGATTTCATGACGAGTGCGGCATCTTTGCCATCGTCTCGCATGCGGAGGCTGCGCGCATGACCTATCTGGGCCTCTATGCGCTGCAGCACCGGGGCCAGGAATCGGCAGGGATCGTCAGCTCTGACGGTAAGAAGCTCCACCAGCAAAAGAGAATGGGGCACGTGGCCGAGGTCTTTGATGAGTCGTGCCTGGAGCATCTGGTCGGCGACTCTGCGATCGGGCACGTCCGTTATTCGACGACCGGCGGCAGCGCAATCGCCAACGCCCAACCGATCCTCGTGGACGGCTGGCGCGGTCCGATCGCTCTGGCCCATAACGGGAACCTGGTCAACGCGGGTGCGTTGCGCCGCGAGCTGGAGCGGGACGGCGCCATTTTCAATTCGACCAGCGACAGCGAGGTCATCCTGCACCTGCTCTGCCGCTCCAAGCGGCGGTCTTTCCTCGAGGCGTTTGCCGAAGTGCTCCAACTCATCCAGGGAGCATACTCCCTGGTGGTCCTGACGCCGACCTCCGTGCTCGTGGCCCGCGACCCGCGAGGGTTCCGGCCGCTGTGCATAGGGCAGGTGGATGACCGCTTTGTGTTCGCCTCTGAAACCTGTGCATTCGACCTGATCGATGCCAATTACATTCGTGATGTCGAGCCGGGAGAGATTCTGGTCGTGGAGGGGGACAGCCTGGACTCCCATTTTCTGCTGCCCAAGGAGAAGCCGGCATACTGCATTTTCGAGCACGTATATTTCAGCCGCCCTGACAGCCTGGTCTTCGGGAGAAACGTGAACGAGAGCCGGAAGCTGCTCGGGAAATACCTGGCAATGGAGTATCCGACGGAGGCGGACGTGGTCGTGCCGGTGCCCGATTCCGGCGTGTCCGCCGCGCTCGGGTACGTGCAGCAGAGCGGCCTCCCTCTGGAGTTCGGCCTGATCCGCAACCATTACGTGGGCCGGACCTTTATCGAGCCGCGGCAGTCGATCCGCAATTTCGGAGTGAAGGTAAAACTGAATCCGGTGCGCGAGATCCTGCGCGACCGGCGCATCATCCTCGTCGACGATTCGATCGTGCGCGGCACGACGAGCAGAAAGATCGTGCACATCATCCGGGCGGCCGGGGCGAAGGAGATCCACGTGCGCATCACCTCGCCGCCGATCGTGGGACCGTGCTATTACGGCATCGACACCCCCACCAAGAGGGAGCTGATCGCTTCCTCCAAATCGGTCGAAGAGATCAGGAAATTCATCGGGGCCGACTCGCTTCACTATCTGAGCCTCGAATCCCTGCTGAAGTCGGTCGGCGCCGGAGAACGATTCTGCTCCGCCTGCTTCACCGATCGTTACCCGACCGAAGTGGTTCCGCAAGAAAGGCAAAGGGAGCTGTTCGAGAAAAACCTCGTGGAAATCCTTCCGTCAAACTCATAA
- the purM gene encoding phosphoribosylformylglycinamidine cyclo-ligase, whose amino-acid sequence MQNHDSGKMTYAQSGVNIDTANEAKKRIRKLARATFTPGVLTDIGSFGALFRFEQDRYREPLLVSSCDGVGTKLKIAFMTGIHNTVGYDLVSHCVSDILVQGARPLFFLDYIACGKLESEVVEQVVSGLARGCREMRCALIGGETAEMPDFYAPGEYDLAGFIVGVVDRSRLIDGSHIRAGDRLLGIASAGLHTNGYSLARRLFFERLGLHHGDIVPELGASVADLLLASHRSYFSLLEPLLDTGTLKGMAHITGGGITENLPRILPPGTAAEIRKGSWPVLPIFDYLQRKGGIEEAEMYRTFNMGIGMILVVSPEDTDAVGRHFAARNESCFELGEIVDGDGTVHYRDGA is encoded by the coding sequence ATGCAAAATCACGATTCTGGAAAAATGACCTACGCTCAATCCGGCGTGAACATTGACACCGCGAATGAGGCGAAAAAGCGCATCCGGAAACTGGCGCGCGCCACCTTCACGCCGGGGGTGCTGACCGACATCGGCAGCTTCGGCGCCCTGTTTCGTTTCGAGCAAGACCGTTACCGCGAACCGCTGCTGGTTTCGAGCTGCGACGGCGTCGGGACCAAGCTCAAGATCGCCTTCATGACCGGCATCCATAACACGGTAGGATACGATCTGGTCTCACATTGCGTGTCCGACATCCTGGTCCAGGGAGCCCGGCCGCTCTTTTTCCTCGACTATATCGCCTGCGGAAAGCTCGAGTCGGAAGTGGTGGAACAGGTCGTGTCGGGCCTGGCACGCGGCTGCCGCGAGATGCGTTGCGCCCTGATCGGAGGCGAGACGGCGGAGATGCCCGACTTTTACGCACCGGGCGAGTACGATCTGGCCGGCTTTATCGTCGGTGTCGTGGATCGTTCCCGGCTCATAGACGGGTCCCACATCCGGGCCGGCGATCGCCTGCTCGGGATCGCTTCGGCGGGCCTGCACACCAACGGTTACTCGCTGGCGCGCAGACTGTTCTTCGAGCGCCTCGGATTGCATCACGGCGATATCGTGCCGGAGCTTGGGGCATCGGTCGCCGACCTGCTGCTCGCTTCGCACCGCAGTTACTTCTCTCTGCTGGAACCGCTTCTGGATACGGGCACACTGAAAGGGATGGCGCACATCACCGGGGGCGGTATCACGGAAAACCTGCCGCGCATTCTTCCGCCGGGCACAGCGGCGGAGATCCGCAAGGGGTCGTGGCCGGTCCTGCCGATCTTCGATTACCTGCAGCGGAAAGGGGGCATCGAAGAGGCGGAGATGTATCGCACCTTCAACATGGGCATCGGTATGATCCTGGTGGTTTCGCCCGAAGACACGGACGCGGTGGGCCGCCACTTCGCTGCCCGGAACGAGTCCTGCTTTGAGCTTGGTGAAATTGTAGACGGCGATGGGACGGTTCATTACCGCGACGGCGCGTAA